A genomic region of Antennarius striatus isolate MH-2024 chromosome 2, ASM4005453v1, whole genome shotgun sequence contains the following coding sequences:
- the LOC137604901 gene encoding cyclin-dependent kinase 16-like isoform X2, which translates to MDRMKIIKRRLSMSLRSARPVDESLSELAEQMALDEPSTARDNGIVHENVKMGSDGESDQASGTSSDEVQSPVRVRMRNNHHRRISNEDINKRLSLPADIRLPEGYLEKFAMNSPPFDKPMSRRLRRASLSEIGFGKLETYIKLDKLGEGTYATVFKGRSKLTDNLVALKEIRLEHEEGAPCTAIREVSLLKDLKHANIVTLHDIIHTDKCLTLVFEYLEKDLKQYMDDCGSIMSVHNVKIFLFQLLRGLAYCHRRKVLHRDLKPQNLLINDKGELKLADFGLARAKSVPTKTYSNEVVTLWYRPPDVLLGSTEYSTPIDMWGVGCIFYEMVTGRPLFPGSTVEDELHLIFRILGTPTEETWPGITTSEEFKTYNFPQYKAEPLVNHAPRIDSDGHDLLSMLLQFEAKKRVSAEEALRQSYFRSLGEQVQTLADSECMWFFMYKRQNALCIYCLINPLLFSAASIFSVKGIQLQKDPGKRSSVYPESAMTHKLGSAPSQYFQREAANPRAQSHNLSYTSTG; encoded by the exons GTATCGTCCATGAGAATGTGAAGATGGGCTCAGACGGGGAGAGCGACCAGGCGTCTGGGACATCCTCTGATGAGGTTCAGAGTCCGGTCAGGGTCCGCATGAGGAACAACCACCATCGTCGCATCTCTAATGAG GACATAAACAAACGTTTGTCTCTCCCAGCTGATATCAGGCTACCAGAGGGTTACTTGGAGAAGTTTGCCATGAACAGCCCGCCCTTTGACAAACCCATGAGCCGCAGGCTGCGACGAGCTTCCCTG TCTGAAATCGGCTTCGGAAAGCTTGAGACTTACATCAAACTGGACAAACTAGGAGAG GGGACGTATGCTACAGTGTTTAAGGGGCGAAGCAAGTTAACGGACAACTTGGTGGCTCTGAAAGAGATCCGATTGGAGCACGAAGAGGGTGCGCCCTGCACAGCCATCAGAGAAG TGTCTCTACTGAAAGACTTGAAACATGCCAATATTGTCACTCTCCATGACATTATCCACACTGACAAGTGCCTGACTCTGGTGTTTGAGTACCTG GAAAAAGATCTTAAGCAGTACATGGATGACTGCGGAAGCATCATGAGTGTCCACAATGTTAAG aTATTCCTATTCCAGCTCTTACGGGGTTTGGCATACTGCCACAGAAGGAAGGTCCTTCACAGAGACCTCAAACCCCAGAACCTCCTCATCAATGATAAAGGAGAGCTCAAACTGGCAGACTTTG GTTTAGCAAGAGCCAAGTCTGTTCCTACAAAGACTTACTCCAATGAAGTCGTGACACTATGGTACCGACCTCCAGATGTGCTTCTAGGCTCCACTGAGTACTCGACACCCATTGATATGTG GGGTGTGGGCTGTATCTTTTATGAAATGGTCACAGGCCGACCTCTCTTCCCTGGATCGACTGTGGAGGATGAGCTTCACCTCATTTTCCGCATCCTTg GTACTCCCACAGAGGAAACCTGGCCAGGTATCACAACCAGTGAAGAGTTCAAAACGTACAATTTCCCCCAGTACAAAGCAGAGCCTCTCGTCAACCACGCACCCAG GATAGACAGCGACGGTCATGACCTGCTGTCAATGCTTCTGCAG TTTGAGGCGAAGAAGAGGGTATCGGCTGAGGAAGCTCTCCGGCAGTCGTATTTCAGAAGCCTCGGGGAGCAAGTTCAAACACTGGCAGACAGTGAGTGCATGTGGTTTTTCATGtacaaaagacaaaatgcaTTGTGTATTTACTGTCTCATAAACCCTCTGTTGTTTTCAGCTGCGTCCATATTCTCTGTAAAAGGCATACAGCTCCAGAAAGACCCAGGAAAGAGATCCTCAGTTTACCCAGAATCAG CGATGACCCATAAGCTAGGCTCTGCACCTTCGCAGTACTTCCAGAGAGAAGCAGCCAATCCCAGGGCTCAGAGTCACAATCTCTCCTATACTTCCACTGGCTGA
- the LOC137604901 gene encoding cyclin-dependent kinase 16-like isoform X3, whose product MSGNPQACSACAPSVGHPRMGEVRMGDGMRIGERETPMRLSPFRMLRVLDSYRPPGNRIGIVHENVKMGSDGESDQASGTSSDEVQSPVRVRMRNNHHRRISNEDINKRLSLPADIRLPEGYLEKFAMNSPPFDKPMSRRLRRASLSEIGFGKLETYIKLDKLGEGTYATVFKGRSKLTDNLVALKEIRLEHEEGAPCTAIREVSLLKDLKHANIVTLHDIIHTDKCLTLVFEYLEKDLKQYMDDCGSIMSVHNVKIFLFQLLRGLAYCHRRKVLHRDLKPQNLLINDKGELKLADFGLARAKSVPTKTYSNEVVTLWYRPPDVLLGSTEYSTPIDMWGVGCIFYEMVTGRPLFPGSTVEDELHLIFRILGTPTEETWPGITTSEEFKTYNFPQYKAEPLVNHAPRIDSDGHDLLSMLLQFEAKKRVSAEEALRQSYFRSLGEQVQTLADSECMWFFMYKRQNALCIYCLINPLLFSAASIFSVKGIQLQKDPGKRSSVYPESAQGKSRRQSVLF is encoded by the exons ATGTCAGGCAACCCCCAAGCGTGCTCTGCTTGTGCTCCCAGTGTGGGACACCCAAGGATGGGCGAGGTTAGAATGGGAGATGGGATGAGAATCGGGGAGAGAGAGACCCCAATGAGACTGTCGCCGTTCCGCATGCTTCGAGTGTTGGACTCGTACCGTCCTCCAGGAAACCGTATTG GTATCGTCCATGAGAATGTGAAGATGGGCTCAGACGGGGAGAGCGACCAGGCGTCTGGGACATCCTCTGATGAGGTTCAGAGTCCGGTCAGGGTCCGCATGAGGAACAACCACCATCGTCGCATCTCTAATGAG GACATAAACAAACGTTTGTCTCTCCCAGCTGATATCAGGCTACCAGAGGGTTACTTGGAGAAGTTTGCCATGAACAGCCCGCCCTTTGACAAACCCATGAGCCGCAGGCTGCGACGAGCTTCCCTG TCTGAAATCGGCTTCGGAAAGCTTGAGACTTACATCAAACTGGACAAACTAGGAGAG GGGACGTATGCTACAGTGTTTAAGGGGCGAAGCAAGTTAACGGACAACTTGGTGGCTCTGAAAGAGATCCGATTGGAGCACGAAGAGGGTGCGCCCTGCACAGCCATCAGAGAAG TGTCTCTACTGAAAGACTTGAAACATGCCAATATTGTCACTCTCCATGACATTATCCACACTGACAAGTGCCTGACTCTGGTGTTTGAGTACCTG GAAAAAGATCTTAAGCAGTACATGGATGACTGCGGAAGCATCATGAGTGTCCACAATGTTAAG aTATTCCTATTCCAGCTCTTACGGGGTTTGGCATACTGCCACAGAAGGAAGGTCCTTCACAGAGACCTCAAACCCCAGAACCTCCTCATCAATGATAAAGGAGAGCTCAAACTGGCAGACTTTG GTTTAGCAAGAGCCAAGTCTGTTCCTACAAAGACTTACTCCAATGAAGTCGTGACACTATGGTACCGACCTCCAGATGTGCTTCTAGGCTCCACTGAGTACTCGACACCCATTGATATGTG GGGTGTGGGCTGTATCTTTTATGAAATGGTCACAGGCCGACCTCTCTTCCCTGGATCGACTGTGGAGGATGAGCTTCACCTCATTTTCCGCATCCTTg GTACTCCCACAGAGGAAACCTGGCCAGGTATCACAACCAGTGAAGAGTTCAAAACGTACAATTTCCCCCAGTACAAAGCAGAGCCTCTCGTCAACCACGCACCCAG GATAGACAGCGACGGTCATGACCTGCTGTCAATGCTTCTGCAG TTTGAGGCGAAGAAGAGGGTATCGGCTGAGGAAGCTCTCCGGCAGTCGTATTTCAGAAGCCTCGGGGAGCAAGTTCAAACACTGGCAGACAGTGAGTGCATGTGGTTTTTCATGtacaaaagacaaaatgcaTTGTGTATTTACTGTCTCATAAACCCTCTGTTGTTTTCAGCTGCGTCCATATTCTCTGTAAAAGGCATACAGCTCCAGAAAGACCCAGGAAAGAGATCCTCAGTTTACCCAGAATCAG CCCAGGGGAAAAGCAGGAGGCAGAGTGTGCTGTTTTAG
- the LOC137604901 gene encoding cyclin-dependent kinase 17-like isoform X7: MGSDGESDQASGTSSDEVQSPVRVRMRNNHHRRISNEDINKRLSLPADIRLPEGYLEKFAMNSPPFDKPMSRRLRRASLSEIGFGKLETYIKLDKLGEGTYATVFKGRSKLTDNLVALKEIRLEHEEGAPCTAIREVSLLKDLKHANIVTLHDIIHTDKCLTLVFEYLEKDLKQYMDDCGSIMSVHNVKIFLFQLLRGLAYCHRRKVLHRDLKPQNLLINDKGELKLADFGLARAKSVPTKTYSNEVVTLWYRPPDVLLGSTEYSTPIDMWGVGCIFYEMVTGRPLFPGSTVEDELHLIFRILGTPTEETWPGITTSEEFKTYNFPQYKAEPLVNHAPRIDSDGHDLLSMLLQFEAKKRVSAEEALRQSYFRSLGEQVQTLADSECMWFFMYKRQNALCIYCLINPLLFSAASIFSVKGIQLQKDPGKRSSVYPESAMTHKLGSAPSQYFQREAANPRAQSHNLSYTSTG, from the exons ATGGGCTCAGACGGGGAGAGCGACCAGGCGTCTGGGACATCCTCTGATGAGGTTCAGAGTCCGGTCAGGGTCCGCATGAGGAACAACCACCATCGTCGCATCTCTAATGAG GACATAAACAAACGTTTGTCTCTCCCAGCTGATATCAGGCTACCAGAGGGTTACTTGGAGAAGTTTGCCATGAACAGCCCGCCCTTTGACAAACCCATGAGCCGCAGGCTGCGACGAGCTTCCCTG TCTGAAATCGGCTTCGGAAAGCTTGAGACTTACATCAAACTGGACAAACTAGGAGAG GGGACGTATGCTACAGTGTTTAAGGGGCGAAGCAAGTTAACGGACAACTTGGTGGCTCTGAAAGAGATCCGATTGGAGCACGAAGAGGGTGCGCCCTGCACAGCCATCAGAGAAG TGTCTCTACTGAAAGACTTGAAACATGCCAATATTGTCACTCTCCATGACATTATCCACACTGACAAGTGCCTGACTCTGGTGTTTGAGTACCTG GAAAAAGATCTTAAGCAGTACATGGATGACTGCGGAAGCATCATGAGTGTCCACAATGTTAAG aTATTCCTATTCCAGCTCTTACGGGGTTTGGCATACTGCCACAGAAGGAAGGTCCTTCACAGAGACCTCAAACCCCAGAACCTCCTCATCAATGATAAAGGAGAGCTCAAACTGGCAGACTTTG GTTTAGCAAGAGCCAAGTCTGTTCCTACAAAGACTTACTCCAATGAAGTCGTGACACTATGGTACCGACCTCCAGATGTGCTTCTAGGCTCCACTGAGTACTCGACACCCATTGATATGTG GGGTGTGGGCTGTATCTTTTATGAAATGGTCACAGGCCGACCTCTCTTCCCTGGATCGACTGTGGAGGATGAGCTTCACCTCATTTTCCGCATCCTTg GTACTCCCACAGAGGAAACCTGGCCAGGTATCACAACCAGTGAAGAGTTCAAAACGTACAATTTCCCCCAGTACAAAGCAGAGCCTCTCGTCAACCACGCACCCAG GATAGACAGCGACGGTCATGACCTGCTGTCAATGCTTCTGCAG TTTGAGGCGAAGAAGAGGGTATCGGCTGAGGAAGCTCTCCGGCAGTCGTATTTCAGAAGCCTCGGGGAGCAAGTTCAAACACTGGCAGACAGTGAGTGCATGTGGTTTTTCATGtacaaaagacaaaatgcaTTGTGTATTTACTGTCTCATAAACCCTCTGTTGTTTTCAGCTGCGTCCATATTCTCTGTAAAAGGCATACAGCTCCAGAAAGACCCAGGAAAGAGATCCTCAGTTTACCCAGAATCAG CGATGACCCATAAGCTAGGCTCTGCACCTTCGCAGTACTTCCAGAGAGAAGCAGCCAATCCCAGGGCTCAGAGTCACAATCTCTCCTATACTTCCACTGGCTGA
- the LOC137604901 gene encoding cyclin-dependent kinase 17-like isoform X5 — protein sequence MSGNPQACSACAPSVGHPRMGEVRMGDGMRIGERETPMRLSPFRMLRVLDSYRPPGNRIGIVHENVKMGSDGESDQASGTSSDEVQSPVRVRMRNNHHRRISNEDINKRLSLPADIRLPEGYLEKFAMNSPPFDKPMSRRLRRASLSEIGFGKLETYIKLDKLGEGTYATVFKGRSKLTDNLVALKEIRLEHEEGAPCTAIREVSLLKDLKHANIVTLHDIIHTDKCLTLVFEYLEKDLKQYMDDCGSIMSVHNVKIFLFQLLRGLAYCHRRKVLHRDLKPQNLLINDKGELKLADFGLARAKSVPTKTYSNEVVTLWYRPPDVLLGSTEYSTPIDMWGVGCIFYEMVTGRPLFPGSTVEDELHLIFRILGTPTEETWPGITTSEEFKTYNFPQYKAEPLVNHAPRIDSDGHDLLSMLLQFEAKKRVSAEEALRQSYFRSLGEQVQTLADTASIFSVKGIQLQKDPGKRSSVYPESAQGKSRRQSVLF from the exons ATGTCAGGCAACCCCCAAGCGTGCTCTGCTTGTGCTCCCAGTGTGGGACACCCAAGGATGGGCGAGGTTAGAATGGGAGATGGGATGAGAATCGGGGAGAGAGAGACCCCAATGAGACTGTCGCCGTTCCGCATGCTTCGAGTGTTGGACTCGTACCGTCCTCCAGGAAACCGTATTG GTATCGTCCATGAGAATGTGAAGATGGGCTCAGACGGGGAGAGCGACCAGGCGTCTGGGACATCCTCTGATGAGGTTCAGAGTCCGGTCAGGGTCCGCATGAGGAACAACCACCATCGTCGCATCTCTAATGAG GACATAAACAAACGTTTGTCTCTCCCAGCTGATATCAGGCTACCAGAGGGTTACTTGGAGAAGTTTGCCATGAACAGCCCGCCCTTTGACAAACCCATGAGCCGCAGGCTGCGACGAGCTTCCCTG TCTGAAATCGGCTTCGGAAAGCTTGAGACTTACATCAAACTGGACAAACTAGGAGAG GGGACGTATGCTACAGTGTTTAAGGGGCGAAGCAAGTTAACGGACAACTTGGTGGCTCTGAAAGAGATCCGATTGGAGCACGAAGAGGGTGCGCCCTGCACAGCCATCAGAGAAG TGTCTCTACTGAAAGACTTGAAACATGCCAATATTGTCACTCTCCATGACATTATCCACACTGACAAGTGCCTGACTCTGGTGTTTGAGTACCTG GAAAAAGATCTTAAGCAGTACATGGATGACTGCGGAAGCATCATGAGTGTCCACAATGTTAAG aTATTCCTATTCCAGCTCTTACGGGGTTTGGCATACTGCCACAGAAGGAAGGTCCTTCACAGAGACCTCAAACCCCAGAACCTCCTCATCAATGATAAAGGAGAGCTCAAACTGGCAGACTTTG GTTTAGCAAGAGCCAAGTCTGTTCCTACAAAGACTTACTCCAATGAAGTCGTGACACTATGGTACCGACCTCCAGATGTGCTTCTAGGCTCCACTGAGTACTCGACACCCATTGATATGTG GGGTGTGGGCTGTATCTTTTATGAAATGGTCACAGGCCGACCTCTCTTCCCTGGATCGACTGTGGAGGATGAGCTTCACCTCATTTTCCGCATCCTTg GTACTCCCACAGAGGAAACCTGGCCAGGTATCACAACCAGTGAAGAGTTCAAAACGTACAATTTCCCCCAGTACAAAGCAGAGCCTCTCGTCAACCACGCACCCAG GATAGACAGCGACGGTCATGACCTGCTGTCAATGCTTCTGCAG TTTGAGGCGAAGAAGAGGGTATCGGCTGAGGAAGCTCTCCGGCAGTCGTATTTCAGAAGCCTCGGGGAGCAAGTTCAAACACTGGCAGACA CTGCGTCCATATTCTCTGTAAAAGGCATACAGCTCCAGAAAGACCCAGGAAAGAGATCCTCAGTTTACCCAGAATCAG CCCAGGGGAAAAGCAGGAGGCAGAGTGTGCTGTTTTAG
- the LOC137604901 gene encoding cyclin-dependent kinase 17-like isoform X6, translating to MDRMKIIKRRLSMSLRSARPVDESLSELAEQMALDEPSTARDNGIVHENVKMGSDGESDQASGTSSDEVQSPVRVRMRNNHHRRISNEDINKRLSLPADIRLPEGYLEKFAMNSPPFDKPMSRRLRRASLSEIGFGKLETYIKLDKLGEGTYATVFKGRSKLTDNLVALKEIRLEHEEGAPCTAIREVSLLKDLKHANIVTLHDIIHTDKCLTLVFEYLEKDLKQYMDDCGSIMSVHNVKIFLFQLLRGLAYCHRRKVLHRDLKPQNLLINDKGELKLADFGLARAKSVPTKTYSNEVVTLWYRPPDVLLGSTEYSTPIDMWGVGCIFYEMVTGRPLFPGSTVEDELHLIFRILGTPTEETWPGITTSEEFKTYNFPQYKAEPLVNHAPRIDSDGHDLLSMLLQFEAKKRVSAEEALRQSYFRSLGEQVQTLADTASIFSVKGIQLQKDPGKRSSVYPESAQGKSRRQSVLF from the exons GTATCGTCCATGAGAATGTGAAGATGGGCTCAGACGGGGAGAGCGACCAGGCGTCTGGGACATCCTCTGATGAGGTTCAGAGTCCGGTCAGGGTCCGCATGAGGAACAACCACCATCGTCGCATCTCTAATGAG GACATAAACAAACGTTTGTCTCTCCCAGCTGATATCAGGCTACCAGAGGGTTACTTGGAGAAGTTTGCCATGAACAGCCCGCCCTTTGACAAACCCATGAGCCGCAGGCTGCGACGAGCTTCCCTG TCTGAAATCGGCTTCGGAAAGCTTGAGACTTACATCAAACTGGACAAACTAGGAGAG GGGACGTATGCTACAGTGTTTAAGGGGCGAAGCAAGTTAACGGACAACTTGGTGGCTCTGAAAGAGATCCGATTGGAGCACGAAGAGGGTGCGCCCTGCACAGCCATCAGAGAAG TGTCTCTACTGAAAGACTTGAAACATGCCAATATTGTCACTCTCCATGACATTATCCACACTGACAAGTGCCTGACTCTGGTGTTTGAGTACCTG GAAAAAGATCTTAAGCAGTACATGGATGACTGCGGAAGCATCATGAGTGTCCACAATGTTAAG aTATTCCTATTCCAGCTCTTACGGGGTTTGGCATACTGCCACAGAAGGAAGGTCCTTCACAGAGACCTCAAACCCCAGAACCTCCTCATCAATGATAAAGGAGAGCTCAAACTGGCAGACTTTG GTTTAGCAAGAGCCAAGTCTGTTCCTACAAAGACTTACTCCAATGAAGTCGTGACACTATGGTACCGACCTCCAGATGTGCTTCTAGGCTCCACTGAGTACTCGACACCCATTGATATGTG GGGTGTGGGCTGTATCTTTTATGAAATGGTCACAGGCCGACCTCTCTTCCCTGGATCGACTGTGGAGGATGAGCTTCACCTCATTTTCCGCATCCTTg GTACTCCCACAGAGGAAACCTGGCCAGGTATCACAACCAGTGAAGAGTTCAAAACGTACAATTTCCCCCAGTACAAAGCAGAGCCTCTCGTCAACCACGCACCCAG GATAGACAGCGACGGTCATGACCTGCTGTCAATGCTTCTGCAG TTTGAGGCGAAGAAGAGGGTATCGGCTGAGGAAGCTCTCCGGCAGTCGTATTTCAGAAGCCTCGGGGAGCAAGTTCAAACACTGGCAGACA CTGCGTCCATATTCTCTGTAAAAGGCATACAGCTCCAGAAAGACCCAGGAAAGAGATCCTCAGTTTACCCAGAATCAG CCCAGGGGAAAAGCAGGAGGCAGAGTGTGCTGTTTTAG
- the LOC137604901 gene encoding cyclin-dependent kinase 16-like isoform X4 produces the protein MSGNPQACSACAPSVGHPRMGEVRMGDGMRIGERETPMRLSPFRMLRVLDSYRPPGNRIGIVHENVKMGSDGESDQASGTSSDEVQSPVRVRMRNNHHRRISNEDINKRLSLPADIRLPEGYLEKFAMNSPPFDKPMSRRLRRASLSEIGFGKLETYIKLDKLGEGTYATVFKGRSKLTDNLVALKEIRLEHEEGAPCTAIREVSLLKDLKHANIVTLHDIIHTDKCLTLVFEYLEKDLKQYMDDCGSIMSVHNVKIFLFQLLRGLAYCHRRKVLHRDLKPQNLLINDKGELKLADFGLARAKSVPTKTYSNEVVTLWYRPPDVLLGSTEYSTPIDMWGVGCIFYEMVTGRPLFPGSTVEDELHLIFRILGTPTEETWPGITTSEEFKTYNFPQYKAEPLVNHAPRIDSDGHDLLSMLLQFEAKKRVSAEEALRQSYFRSLGEQVQTLADTASIFSVKGIQLQKDPGKRSSVYPESAMTHKLGSAPSQYFQREAANPRAQSHNLSYTSTG, from the exons ATGTCAGGCAACCCCCAAGCGTGCTCTGCTTGTGCTCCCAGTGTGGGACACCCAAGGATGGGCGAGGTTAGAATGGGAGATGGGATGAGAATCGGGGAGAGAGAGACCCCAATGAGACTGTCGCCGTTCCGCATGCTTCGAGTGTTGGACTCGTACCGTCCTCCAGGAAACCGTATTG GTATCGTCCATGAGAATGTGAAGATGGGCTCAGACGGGGAGAGCGACCAGGCGTCTGGGACATCCTCTGATGAGGTTCAGAGTCCGGTCAGGGTCCGCATGAGGAACAACCACCATCGTCGCATCTCTAATGAG GACATAAACAAACGTTTGTCTCTCCCAGCTGATATCAGGCTACCAGAGGGTTACTTGGAGAAGTTTGCCATGAACAGCCCGCCCTTTGACAAACCCATGAGCCGCAGGCTGCGACGAGCTTCCCTG TCTGAAATCGGCTTCGGAAAGCTTGAGACTTACATCAAACTGGACAAACTAGGAGAG GGGACGTATGCTACAGTGTTTAAGGGGCGAAGCAAGTTAACGGACAACTTGGTGGCTCTGAAAGAGATCCGATTGGAGCACGAAGAGGGTGCGCCCTGCACAGCCATCAGAGAAG TGTCTCTACTGAAAGACTTGAAACATGCCAATATTGTCACTCTCCATGACATTATCCACACTGACAAGTGCCTGACTCTGGTGTTTGAGTACCTG GAAAAAGATCTTAAGCAGTACATGGATGACTGCGGAAGCATCATGAGTGTCCACAATGTTAAG aTATTCCTATTCCAGCTCTTACGGGGTTTGGCATACTGCCACAGAAGGAAGGTCCTTCACAGAGACCTCAAACCCCAGAACCTCCTCATCAATGATAAAGGAGAGCTCAAACTGGCAGACTTTG GTTTAGCAAGAGCCAAGTCTGTTCCTACAAAGACTTACTCCAATGAAGTCGTGACACTATGGTACCGACCTCCAGATGTGCTTCTAGGCTCCACTGAGTACTCGACACCCATTGATATGTG GGGTGTGGGCTGTATCTTTTATGAAATGGTCACAGGCCGACCTCTCTTCCCTGGATCGACTGTGGAGGATGAGCTTCACCTCATTTTCCGCATCCTTg GTACTCCCACAGAGGAAACCTGGCCAGGTATCACAACCAGTGAAGAGTTCAAAACGTACAATTTCCCCCAGTACAAAGCAGAGCCTCTCGTCAACCACGCACCCAG GATAGACAGCGACGGTCATGACCTGCTGTCAATGCTTCTGCAG TTTGAGGCGAAGAAGAGGGTATCGGCTGAGGAAGCTCTCCGGCAGTCGTATTTCAGAAGCCTCGGGGAGCAAGTTCAAACACTGGCAGACA CTGCGTCCATATTCTCTGTAAAAGGCATACAGCTCCAGAAAGACCCAGGAAAGAGATCCTCAGTTTACCCAGAATCAG CGATGACCCATAAGCTAGGCTCTGCACCTTCGCAGTACTTCCAGAGAGAAGCAGCCAATCCCAGGGCTCAGAGTCACAATCTCTCCTATACTTCCACTGGCTGA
- the LOC137604901 gene encoding cyclin-dependent kinase 16-like isoform X1 yields the protein MSGNPQACSACAPSVGHPRMGEVRMGDGMRIGERETPMRLSPFRMLRVLDSYRPPGNRIGIVHENVKMGSDGESDQASGTSSDEVQSPVRVRMRNNHHRRISNEDINKRLSLPADIRLPEGYLEKFAMNSPPFDKPMSRRLRRASLSEIGFGKLETYIKLDKLGEGTYATVFKGRSKLTDNLVALKEIRLEHEEGAPCTAIREVSLLKDLKHANIVTLHDIIHTDKCLTLVFEYLEKDLKQYMDDCGSIMSVHNVKIFLFQLLRGLAYCHRRKVLHRDLKPQNLLINDKGELKLADFGLARAKSVPTKTYSNEVVTLWYRPPDVLLGSTEYSTPIDMWGVGCIFYEMVTGRPLFPGSTVEDELHLIFRILGTPTEETWPGITTSEEFKTYNFPQYKAEPLVNHAPRIDSDGHDLLSMLLQFEAKKRVSAEEALRQSYFRSLGEQVQTLADSECMWFFMYKRQNALCIYCLINPLLFSAASIFSVKGIQLQKDPGKRSSVYPESAMTHKLGSAPSQYFQREAANPRAQSHNLSYTSTG from the exons ATGTCAGGCAACCCCCAAGCGTGCTCTGCTTGTGCTCCCAGTGTGGGACACCCAAGGATGGGCGAGGTTAGAATGGGAGATGGGATGAGAATCGGGGAGAGAGAGACCCCAATGAGACTGTCGCCGTTCCGCATGCTTCGAGTGTTGGACTCGTACCGTCCTCCAGGAAACCGTATTG GTATCGTCCATGAGAATGTGAAGATGGGCTCAGACGGGGAGAGCGACCAGGCGTCTGGGACATCCTCTGATGAGGTTCAGAGTCCGGTCAGGGTCCGCATGAGGAACAACCACCATCGTCGCATCTCTAATGAG GACATAAACAAACGTTTGTCTCTCCCAGCTGATATCAGGCTACCAGAGGGTTACTTGGAGAAGTTTGCCATGAACAGCCCGCCCTTTGACAAACCCATGAGCCGCAGGCTGCGACGAGCTTCCCTG TCTGAAATCGGCTTCGGAAAGCTTGAGACTTACATCAAACTGGACAAACTAGGAGAG GGGACGTATGCTACAGTGTTTAAGGGGCGAAGCAAGTTAACGGACAACTTGGTGGCTCTGAAAGAGATCCGATTGGAGCACGAAGAGGGTGCGCCCTGCACAGCCATCAGAGAAG TGTCTCTACTGAAAGACTTGAAACATGCCAATATTGTCACTCTCCATGACATTATCCACACTGACAAGTGCCTGACTCTGGTGTTTGAGTACCTG GAAAAAGATCTTAAGCAGTACATGGATGACTGCGGAAGCATCATGAGTGTCCACAATGTTAAG aTATTCCTATTCCAGCTCTTACGGGGTTTGGCATACTGCCACAGAAGGAAGGTCCTTCACAGAGACCTCAAACCCCAGAACCTCCTCATCAATGATAAAGGAGAGCTCAAACTGGCAGACTTTG GTTTAGCAAGAGCCAAGTCTGTTCCTACAAAGACTTACTCCAATGAAGTCGTGACACTATGGTACCGACCTCCAGATGTGCTTCTAGGCTCCACTGAGTACTCGACACCCATTGATATGTG GGGTGTGGGCTGTATCTTTTATGAAATGGTCACAGGCCGACCTCTCTTCCCTGGATCGACTGTGGAGGATGAGCTTCACCTCATTTTCCGCATCCTTg GTACTCCCACAGAGGAAACCTGGCCAGGTATCACAACCAGTGAAGAGTTCAAAACGTACAATTTCCCCCAGTACAAAGCAGAGCCTCTCGTCAACCACGCACCCAG GATAGACAGCGACGGTCATGACCTGCTGTCAATGCTTCTGCAG TTTGAGGCGAAGAAGAGGGTATCGGCTGAGGAAGCTCTCCGGCAGTCGTATTTCAGAAGCCTCGGGGAGCAAGTTCAAACACTGGCAGACAGTGAGTGCATGTGGTTTTTCATGtacaaaagacaaaatgcaTTGTGTATTTACTGTCTCATAAACCCTCTGTTGTTTTCAGCTGCGTCCATATTCTCTGTAAAAGGCATACAGCTCCAGAAAGACCCAGGAAAGAGATCCTCAGTTTACCCAGAATCAG CGATGACCCATAAGCTAGGCTCTGCACCTTCGCAGTACTTCCAGAGAGAAGCAGCCAATCCCAGGGCTCAGAGTCACAATCTCTCCTATACTTCCACTGGCTGA